In one Motacilla alba alba isolate MOTALB_02 chromosome 7, Motacilla_alba_V1.0_pri, whole genome shotgun sequence genomic region, the following are encoded:
- the ITGA4 gene encoding integrin alpha-4 yields MAVLCPGTRGPRPFRSVPAGADGAGRNPTPAARAGRGAGAAAAREGAAARPCASSAHGDTPSPGRGEGDPGRGRAGRGAALPCPLAERRGGKPASVRCRSAGAMRSCGRARGAAGWAAPLLLLWQCLPTARPYNLDTQHALLFRGSNGTLFGYSVLLHRRGEERWLVAGAPRASWPANESVVNPGAIFRCRIGGSSSGACEQLQLGHPSGERCGKTCLEERDNQWLGVSLSRQPKEGGSIVACGHRWKNVFYVKNEHKLPHGICFAIPPDFRTELSRRICPCYIDHARKFGENHGSCQAGMSSFYIEDLIIMGAPGSFYWTGSVFVYNTTANTIHYFTDSDNEVKFGSYLGYSVGAGHFLTPSSIEVIGGAPQQEQTGKAYIFSNEKQLTILFELKGKKLGSYFGAAVCAVDLNSDGLSDLLVGAPMQSTIREEGRVYVYINSGSEAKMVELNIELSGSDSYAARFGESIANLGDIDNDGFEDVAIGAPHEDNLKGAIYIYNGRKDGITPSFSQRIQGKEVSNSLSMFGQSISSGIDVDNNGYQDIAVGAFFSDSAVVLRTKPVIIVEGSLKHSNSINRTNLDCMENEQPATCMNLKICFTYRGREVPGYIVLLYNLSVDVNRKEDTQARFYFSSNGTYDTISGKVKIYSNITACKDHPAFMRKDVRDILTPVHVEASYHLGHHILQKRNVQEFSPLQPVLQRRKEKDVIKSKFIFARFCSQENCSADLRVSGKVVFPKPYEKKTYLGVGSVKTLLLNISLLNVGDDAYETLLHIQIPKGLYYIRVLELEEKQIHCAVLDKEINAVTLECSVGYLYVDHNSKLDYSFLLDASSLTRAEEDLNIIINATCKNEDGDMLLDNTLTLRIPLKYEIELNTHGFVSPTSFVYGAEEKDSSVTCMKENINFTFHVISAGPSMSPNTSLEIMIPNAFPPRDSKLFNPLDIKTTAGHCSYNKYPRDCTAAEKNENIIKDVITFFSKPTKRHMYCMKNDSLCLQIHCKLGNMESGKEATVHLHLEATPLLLQMDDASVLKFEVRATAWPEKSAKVIELHKDKQITYVYLEGVHHQKPKYHVTVLIISLGLIVGVTLLLILSFILWKIGFFKRKYRSVPQDTNRRDSWSFKSGNKND; encoded by the exons ATGGCCGTGCTCTgcccggggacacgggggcCACGTCCCTTCCGCAGCGTCCCCGCGGGCGCCGACGGGGCGGGGAGAAACCCGACCCCCGCCGCccgggcagggagaggggctggggctgcggcCGCGCgggagggggcggcggcgcggccgtgTGCCTCCTCCGCTCACGGGGACACCCCCAGCCCGGGCCGCGGGGAGGGTGACCCagggcggggcagggccgggcggggcgcggcgctgccctgccctctcGCTGAGCGGAGAGGCGGGAAGCCGGCGTCGGTGCGCTGCCGGTCGGCCGGAGCCATGCGGAGCTGCGGGAGGGCGCGGGGCGCCGCGGGCTGGGCcgccccgctgctgctgctgtggcagtgcctgcCGACGGCGCGGCCCTACAACCTGGACACGCAGCACGCGCTGCTCTTCCGCGGCAGCAACGGGACCCTCTTCGGGTACTCGGTCCTCCTGCACCGCCGCGGCGAGGAGCGATG GCTGGTGGCGGGCGCGCCCCGGGCCAGCTGGCCCGCCAACGAGTCGGTGGTCAACCCTGGGGCCATATTCCGGTGCCGGATCGGCGGGAGCTCCAGCGGGGCGTgcgagcagctccagctgg GCCATCCCAGTGGTGAGCGCTGTGGGAAGACGTGTTTGGAAGAGCGGGATAATCAGTGGCTGGGTGTCAGCTTGTCGAGGCAACCAAAGGAGGGCGGATCTATCGTT GCTTGTGGACATAgatggaaaaatgtgttttatgtcAAAAACGAGCACAAACTGCCACATGGTATTTGTTTTGCCATCCCTCCTGATTTTCGAACTGAGCTGAGCAGAAGAATATGCCCGTGCTATATAG ATCATGCACGAAAGTTTGGAGAAAACCATGGGTCGTGTCAGGCTGGAATGTCTAGTTTTTACATTGAG gacTTAATTATAATGGGAGCCCCTGGATCATTCTATTGGACTGGTTCTGTGTTTGTATACAACACAACTGCGAATACAATCCACTATTTCACAGATTCAGATAACGAAGTGAAATTTGGCAGTTATCTAG GATATTCTGTTGGAGCTGGACATTTTCTGACACCATCCAGTATAGAAGTAATTGGAGGGGCTCCCCAACAGGAGCAGACTGGTAAA gCATATATTTTTAGCAATGAGAAGCAACTAACTATTCTCTTTGAACTAAAGGGTAAAAAG CTTGGTTCTTACTTTGGAGCTGCAGTTTGTGCTGTGGACCTGAATTCAGATGGCTTGTCAGACTTACTGGTTGGTGCTCCAATGCAAAGTACCAtcagagaagagggaagagtTTATGTCTATATTAATTCAGGTTCT GAAGCAAAGATGGTAGAGCTGAACATAGAGCTCAGTGGGAGTGACTCGTATGCAGCGAGGTTTGGAGAGTCCATAGCCAATCTAGGAGACATAGATAATGATGGCTTTGAAG ATGTGGCAATTGGGGCTCCACATGAAGATAATCTAAAAGGGGCTATTTATATATACAATGGCAGGAAAGATGGAATAACACCATCATTTTCACAG agaATACAAGGAAAAGAAGTCAGTAATTCTTTAAGCATGTTCGGACAATCCATATCAAGTGGCATTGATGTAGATAACAATGGTTATCAAG ATATAGCAGttggtgcatttttttctgactctgCCGTGGTGCTGAG AACAAAACCTGTGATAATTGTTGAAGGTTCTTTAAAACATTCTAATTCAATAAATCGAACTAATTTAGACTGCATGGAGAATGAGCAGCCTGCCACCTGTATGAATTTGAAGATATGCTTTACCTATAGAGGACGAGAGGTACCTGGTTATATTG tGTTGCTTTATAATCTGAGTGTTGACGTGAACAGAAAAGAGGATACACAagcaagattttatttttcctccaatGGAACATATGATACAATCTCAGGCAAAGTAAAGATTTACAGCAATATTACTGCCTGCAAAGATCATCCAGCATTTATGAGG AAAGATGTAAGGGATATCTTGACTCCTGTACATGTTGAAGCGAGTTATCATCTGGGGCATCATAttctacagaaaagaaatgttcaaGAATTTTCACCACTTCAGCCTGTTCTTCAAcgcaggaaagaaaaagatgttaTAAAAAGCAAG tttatttttgcAAGATTTTGCTCCCAAGAAAATTGTTCAGCTGACTTGAGAGTTTCTGGAAAAGTTGTTTTTCCAAA gcCTTATGAGAAGAAAACGTACCTTGGTGTTGGAAGTGTGAAGACTTTATTGTTGAACATTTCTCTGCTTAATGTTGGAGATGATGCATATGAAACTCTCCTCCACATTCAGATCCCCAAAGGTCTTTATTACATTCGAGTTTTAGAATtg gaagaaaaacagataCACTGTGCAGTATTagataaagaaattaatgcagTGACACTTGAGTGCAGTGTTGGCTATTTATATGTGGATCACAACTCAAAG CTGGATTATAGTTTCCTCTTGGATGCAAGCTCATTAACCAGAGCAGAAGAGGACCTCAACATCATCATTAATGCTACCTG TAAAAATGAAGATGGGGATATGTTGCTGGATAACACGCTAACTTTACGTATACCTCTAAAATATGAGATCGAGTTAAATACTCATGG GTTTGTGTCACCAACCTCATTTGTTTAtggagcagaagagaaagattcatcagtGACATGCATGAAGGAAAATATCAACTTCACTTTCCAT GTTATCAGTGCAGGACCAAGCATGTCTCCAAATACCAGCTTGGAAATAATGATACCGAATGCTTTTCCACCCAGGGACTCCAAATTATTCAACCCATTGGATATCAAG acaaCAGCTGGACACTGCTCTTATAATAAATATCCCAGAGACTGtactgcagcagaaaaaaatgaaaacataataaaGGATGTCATCACTTTCTTTTCAAAGCCTACTAAGAGGCACATG TACTGCATGAAAAATGACAGCCTTTGCTTACAAATACATTGCAAGCTGGGAAACATGGAAAGTGGAAAAGAAGCAACTGTTCACTTGCATCTGGAGGCTACGCCTTTACTTCTACAAATG gatgATGCATCAGTATTGAAGTTTGAAGTAAGAGCAACGGCCTGGCCAGAAAAAAGTGCAAAAGTTATTGAACTACATAAGGACAAGCAAATTACATAT gtcTATTTGGAAGGCGTGCACCACCAAAAGCCAAAATACCATGTTACTGTGCTAATTATTTCCCTCGGTTTAATAGTTGGTGTTACCTTGTTATTGATTCTTTCATTTATATTATGGAAG ATTGGCTTCttcaaaaggaaatacagaTCAGTCCCTCAAGACACGAACAGAAGAGACAGCTGGAGTTTTAAAAGTGGGAACAAAAATGACTAA